From Aerosakkonema funiforme FACHB-1375, one genomic window encodes:
- a CDS encoding PHP domain-containing protein: MPINLQTSNSAQIANAEVSALRKVFKTINADSCPRYFNFHMHTIYSDGNLKPEELIDQALAIGLKGFAITDHHTIGGYEVAKSCLNYRKQQRHPDDSDYSVPHLWIGVEITSRLLGTEVHILGYGFDPEHPGMLTYLLGQSPLDAEAEAANVIAAIHQAGGLAVLAHPVRYRRSAAELIAEAARIGIDGVETYYAYGNPNPWRPSPEQTQQVEQLSTSYELLNTCGTDTHGLNLLLRL, from the coding sequence ATGCCAATCAACCTTCAGACTTCAAATTCAGCCCAGATAGCAAATGCTGAAGTATCAGCACTAAGGAAAGTCTTCAAAACAATTAACGCGGACAGCTGTCCGCGATATTTCAATTTTCATATGCACACCATTTACTCGGATGGCAACTTGAAGCCGGAAGAGTTGATCGATCAAGCTCTTGCGATCGGTCTGAAAGGATTTGCCATCACCGATCACCACACTATTGGCGGTTACGAGGTGGCTAAAAGCTGTTTAAATTACAGGAAACAGCAGAGACACCCCGATGACTCTGACTATTCTGTACCTCATTTGTGGATTGGCGTTGAAATTACTTCTCGGCTTCTGGGAACTGAGGTTCACATTCTGGGCTATGGCTTTGACCCAGAACACCCTGGTATGCTGACTTATCTGCTGGGTCAGAGTCCTTTGGATGCTGAGGCTGAAGCAGCTAACGTGATTGCAGCTATTCATCAAGCTGGTGGCTTAGCGGTATTGGCTCACCCAGTTCGCTATCGGCGCTCAGCTGCCGAACTAATTGCAGAAGCGGCTAGGATTGGCATTGATGGCGTCGAAACTTACTACGCCTACGGCAATCCCAACCCTTGGCGTCCCAGCCCGGAGCAAACGCAACAGGTGGAACAGTTAAGTACATCTTATGAATTGTTAAATACCTGCGGCACCGATACTCACGGTCTCAATTTGCTGCTGCGCCTCTAG